The following are encoded together in the Tripterygium wilfordii isolate XIE 37 chromosome 18, ASM1340144v1, whole genome shotgun sequence genome:
- the LOC119984603 gene encoding MA3 DOMAIN-CONTAINING TRANSLATION REGULATORY FACTOR 1-like, whose protein sequence is MASGEGFLTDEQREVLKTATLNVESLSSSPKSPPSLLSEHLLKVSAAGKAPTAGIAVRHIRRSHSGKFGRVKKDGAGGKGTWGKLLDTDGESQIDRNDPNYDSGEEPYQLVGATISDPLDDYKKAVVSLIEEYFSTGDVEVASSDLRELGSTDYHPYFIKRLVSRAMDRHDREKEMASVLLSALYADVISPAHIRDGFVMLLESADDLAVDILDAVDILALFLARAVVDDILPPAFLTRAKKTLPESSKGFQVIQTSEKSYLSAPHHAELVERKWGGSTHITVEEVKKKIADLLREYIDCGDTFEACRLIRELGVSFFHHEVVKRALILAMEIRTAEPLIMKLLKEAAEEGLISSSQMAKGFARLAESLDDLALDIPSAKTLFQSLVPKAISEGWLDTSFTNSGEDGKVCIEDEKLRRYKEEAVTIIHEYFLSYDIPELIRGLEDLGAPSYNSIFLKKLITLAMDRKNREKEMASVLLSALHIEIFSTEDMVNGFVMLLESAEDTALDILDASNELALFLARAVIDDVLAPLNLEEIGSKLPPNCSGSETVHMAQSLIAARHAGERILRCWGGGTGWAVEDAKDKIQKLLEEYESGGVVSEACQCIRDIGMPFFNHEVVKKALVMAMEKKNDRMLDLLQECFSEGLITINQMTKGFTRIKDGLDDLALDIPNAKDKYDFYVEYAQNKGWLLPSFESSVAEASAAPASAT, encoded by the exons ATGGCTTCGGGGGAGGGATTTCTGACGGATGAGCAGAGGGAAGTACTTAAGACAGCTACCCTGAACGTGGAGAGTCTCTCATCGTCCCCAAAATCCCCGCCATCTTTGCTCTCTGAGCATCTATTAAAAGTTTCTGCTGCTGGAAAGGCTCCGACTGCCGGGATTGCTGTGAGGCATATTCGCCGGTCTCACTCTGGAAAATTTGGAAGAGTGAAGAAGG ATGGTGCTGGTGGCAAGGGGACATGGGGGAAACTGCTCGACACTGATGGTGAATCGCAGATTGACCGCAATGATCCTAACTATGATAGTGGAGAG GAACCCTATCAGCTTGTCGGGGCAACAATCTCAGACCCCTTGGACGATTACAAGAAAGCTGTTGTCTCCCTCATAGAGGAGTATTTCAGCACTGGTGATGTGGAAGTGGCATCATCTGACCTTAGAGAACTTGGGTCAACTGACTATCATCCCTATTTCATCAAGCGGCTTGTTTCCAGGGCCATGGACAGGCATGACCGGGAGAAGGAAATGGCGTCAGTTCTGCTTTCAGCTCTGTATGCTGATGTGATAAGCCCAGCCCACATTAGGGATGGTTTTGTCATGCTTCTCGAGTCTGCTGATGATCTTGCTGTTGACATATTGGATGCAGTTGACATTCTTGCTTTGTTCCTTGCTCGTGCTGTGGTGGATGACATCCTTCCTCCAGCCTTCCTCACCAGAGCAAAGAAGACACTTCCAGAATCCTCCAAGGGATTTCAAGTTATTCAAACTTCTGAGAAGAGCTATCTCTCAGCTCCTCACCATGCAGAGCTGGTAGAGAGGAAGTGGGGTGGTAGCACTCACATAACAGTGGAGGAAGTCAAGAAAAAGATTGCTGATCTATTGAGGGAATACATTGACTGTGGAGATACATTTGAGGCATGTAGGTTGATAAGGGAATTAGGAGTTTCATTCTTCCATCATGAGGTTGTAAAGAGGGCTTTGATCCTTGCTATGGAGATTCGAACAGCAGAGCCACTAATAATGAAGCTGTTGAAAGAAGCTGCTGAGGAGGGTCTAATTAGTTCCAGTCAAATGGCTAAAGGTTTTGCCCGGTTAGCGGAGAGCCTGGATGATCTTGCCCTTGATATCCCATCTGCAAAAACCTTATTCCAGTCACTTGTCCCTAAGGCTATCTCTGAAGGGTGGCTTGATACTTCTTTCACAAATTCCGGTGAAGATGGAAAGGTATGCATAGAAGATGAGAAGCTGAGGCGGTACAAGGAGGAGGCAGTAACTATAATCCATGAGTATTTTCTCTCATATGATATTCCTGAACTCATCAGGGGCCTTGAAGATCTTGGGGCACCTTCATATAACTCTATTTTTCTGAAGAAGCTGATTACCCTTGCCATGGACAGGAAGaacagagagaaagaaatggCATCTGTTCTGCTTTCTGCTCTTCACATTGAAATTTTTTCAACTGAAGACATGGTTAATGGCTTTGTCATGCTTTTGGAATCTGCGGAAGATACCGCACTGGATATTCTGGATGCTTCGAATGAGCTTGCTCTATTTTTGGCCAGGGCTGTGATTGATGATGTCTTGGCGCCACTGAATCTAGAAGAGATTGGCAGCAAGTTGCCACCAAATTGCAGCGGCAGTGAGACGGTGCATATGGCTCAGTCACTCATTGCTGCCCGTCATGCTGGCGAGAGGATCCTGAGGTGTTGGGGAGGTGGGACCGGCTGGGCTGTAGAGGATGCAAAGGACAAGATACAGAAGCTACTGGAGGAGTATGAAAGTGGAGGGGTCGTGAGTGAAGCTTGCCAGTGTATCCGTGATATTGGAATGCCTTTCTTCAATCATGAGGTGGTGAAAAAGGCCTTAGTCATGGCAATGGAAAAGAAGAATGACAGGATGCTGGATCTGCTGCAGGAGTGTTTTAGTGAAGGACTGATCACTATCAATCAGATGACCAAAGGGTTCACTCGGATCAAGGATGGCCTTGATGACCTGGCTCTCGATATTCCAAATGCGAAGGACAAGTACGATTTTTACGTGGAATACGCCCAGAACAAGGGGTGGCTCCTACCATCCTTCGAGTCATCTGTGGCAGAAGCTTCTGCAGCCCCGGCTTCAGCTACTTGA